CGACCTGCGCCGGGCCAATTACAATTACTGGGAAGCGGAAGACGGGGAATACACCTGGACGTCGCCCCGACGCAAACAGGAACACGAGAAATTCAGTCAGCCGCATTTCGAACTGCTCAATGAATGGAAAGCTTCCGATGCGCTGACGTTCAACAGTGCGCTCTTTTATGTCATCGGACAGGGGTATTTCGACTACGACGGTACGGGATGGACCGACGCCGCGTACTACCGCCTCACGACGGAATATGGCTTTGAAAACGCGGGCGATCCTCTCAATCCCATCATCCGTGCATACGTGGACAACCGCCAGGTGGGGTGGCTGCCGCGAATGACGCTGCAGCACGACGGCGGTACGATGACGGCCGGACTCGAACTGCGCTACCACCGCTCGGAACACTGGGGTCGCATTGAATCGGCAGGCGGACTTCCCGCCGAGCTCGATCCGAGCCGGCATTACTATGAATATCGCGGGGGAAAGAACATTGCCGCGGCATACGTACAGGAGCAGCTGCAGCTGACCGACCGCATCAATCTGATGGGGAACATCCAGTACGTATTCAATCGCTATAAACTGTTTGATGAGAAGTATGTCGGTACCTCCTTCGATGTCGATTATCATTTCATCAATCCGCGGCTCGGCATCAATGTCAATCTCGATCCGTCATGGAACGTCTATGGCAATGTTTCGTACACGCATCGCGAGCCCCGACTGAAAAACCTGTATGACGCCGCAGAATCCAGTGGCGGCACCACGCCGCAGTTCGCACAGCTGGCCGATGGCAGGTATGATTTCAACAATCCGCAGGTGAAGCCCGAAAAGCTGCTCAACTTCGAACTCGGCACAGGCTTCATCGGGGAGCGTCACCAGATTCTGCTCAATGGCTACTTCATGGATTTCGAGGATGAAATCATCAAGAGCGGGGGGCTCGATCGCTTCGGCCAGCCGATTACCGGCAATGCAGATCAGACCCTGCACATGGGAATCGAAGTGGTTGCACGCTATCAGTTGCTGCGCAGTCTGATGATCGAGGCGAACGGAATGTTCAGCCGCAGCCGTCTTGAGAAATACACGGTGTTCGACACTGATGGTAACGGCGCGGCATTGCCCATTGAACTCGATGGCAACCGCATCGCCGGTTTCCCCGAACAGCTCGCCAATCTGAAGCTCACCTGGCGTCGCTACGGATTCACCACGGTGCTGACGCTCAAGTACGTCGGCGATCAGTACACCGACAATTTCGAGGGCAAATACTATTCTGACGCATACGACGGTCGCGGACACGTGGTGGATCCCTACACTGTGCTGAATGCATCCCTCGGCTACCGCACTCCGCCGGTCCTGGGCTTTCGTGCCGTGGATCTTCGTCTCGCAGTCAACAACCTCCTTGACCGTCTCTACGCCCAGAGCGGGGAAGGCAACCAGTTCTTCGTCGCGGCGGAACGGAATTTCTTTTTTGATATCCAGGTGCATCTCTGAGATGTGTACGCAACCCATATCCGGCAGGCAGGAGCAGGGATGGAACTCACACATGCTTCACCATCATCCACGAACATGATGCCGCATACCGATGACCAATACTCCCTTCTCGTCTGCAATGGCGAGCTCGCCGCACCAGATGTGGTGCGGCAGCTTGCCAGCCGGGCGGATTCCATTGTCTGTGCAGATGGTGGCGCCAATGCCATGCATGAACTCGGCATTTTGCCGGATACCGTCATAGGTGATTTCGATTCGATCAGGGATGATGTGCAGCAGTCCCTGAGCGAGAGGGGGGTAGAACTCCTTCATCTGACCCGTCAGGATGATACCGATCTCGAAAAAGCGCTCATGCTGCTGCGCGACCGAAGCGTGCCCCGCGTCATCGTCCTCGGAGCCACCGGGAAACAGCTGGATCACAGTTTCGGGAATTTCTCCATCCTCAAACGCTATATAGATCGCATGCACATCGTGCTCTTCGACAGTGCGTTTCGCGTGGATTTCGTCCGCAGCGGAGCAAGCTATCGTGGCCGTGCCGGTGATCGCGTCAGTCTCGTACCGTTTCCCCGTGCTGAAGAGGTCACGTACACCGGCCTCCGCTACCCGCTCGACGCCGCCACTCTTGAACTCGGAGAACGTGAAGGTACCTGTAACGAAGCCCTCGGTGAAGCCTTCGACGTCTCCCTCCGTGCCGGGACATTGCTGCTTTTCCGTTCTCTGCATGCAGAACTGTATCTCCACCCCTTTCTCGACTAATGCCTGCCTTCCGCTACAGTTATGTATCACCGCTGTAGTGGCTTTCCTCCCATCACAGGGGCTTTCCTCCCATCACAGGGGCTTTCTCCCGTCACAGGGGCTTTCCTCCCGTCACAGGGGCTTTCCACCCGTCACAGGGGGCTTTCCTCAGGTCCTGCGAGAGGATTTTAACCTATCCTAAAATTTCAGCGACGCTAATTAGGCCAGCCTAAATGGCGATTTAAAGGCTCCGAACTGCCATTTTGACTGTATGGACTGCCAAACGCTGCCTCTTGACAATTTCCGTACGACGACGCGGCAATTCTCCAGCACGTAATGGAGCCTGAGTAAGCGCGATTGCGATATGTACGGGAATCTGGATTCCGGTAACTGGAATCGTAACAATAGTTTAGCAATCGATCTCTTGACTTTTGTAATTCAGCATATTATGTTAGCACTCTGTAATTAAGAGTGCTAACAAATCGTCACCCACTATACAATCATACTCAAGTTCTAATTGGAGGAACATCGTTATGGCAATGAATCTGAAGCCCCTGTCTGACAGGGTCATTGTTCGTCCTCTCGAGGCGGAAGAGAAAACCGCCGGTGGTCTTTTCATCCCCGATTCCGCAAAGGAGAAGCCTCAGCAGGGCGAAATCGTCGCAGCTGGACCGGGCAAGGTCAGCGATGACGGCAAGCAGATTCCGATGGAAGTCAAGGTCGGAGACAAAGTGCTGTACGGGAAATATTCCGGGACGGAAATCAGCAGCGAAGGTGAAGACTTCCTCATCATGCGCGAAAACGACATTTTCGCCATCGTCGGGTAAGCAACGCAGACTGTATTTCATATTTATAGAAAAATCACAAGGAGAAACTGCACATGGCAGCGAAAATCATTGATTACAATGTTGACGCACGCAACGCGCTCAAGCGTGGCGTCGATCAGCTTGCCAACGCCGTCAAGGTGACGCTCGGACCGAAAGGCCGCAACGTGGTCATCGACAAGAAGTTCGGTGCGCCGACCGTGACCAAGGATGGTGTGACGGTAGCGAAGGAAATCGAACTCGAGGATCCCGTTGAGAACATGGGTGCACAGATGGTGCGTGAAGTCGCTTCCAAGACAAGCGACGTCGCCGGTGATGGTACGACCACCGCAACAGTGCTCGCGCAGGCCATTGTGCGTGAAGGACTGAAGAATGTGGTTGCAGGTGCCAATCCGATGGACATCAAGCGCGGTATCGATCTTGCCGTGAAGCAGATCGTTGAAAGCCTGCGTGAAATGAGCCAGGAAATCGGTGACAACAAGGCGAGCATCGCAAACGTCGGCGCCATTTCCGCCAACAACGACATGACCATCGGCAAGCTTATCAGCGATGCGATGGAAAAGGTCGGCAAAGATGGCGTGATCACCGTCGAAGATGCCAAGGGCATGGAAACGCTGCTTGACGTCGTCGAAGGTATGCAGTTTGATCGCGGCTACCTCAGTCCGTACTTCGTCACGAATACCGATTCGATGAAGACCGAACTCGAGAATCCCTTCATCCTGATTCACGACAAGAAGATCAGCAATATGAAGGACCTGCTCCCGATCCTCGAAAAGACCGCACAGCAGGGTCGCCCGATCCTCATCATTGCCGAAGACATCGAAGGTGAAGCGCTTGCGACGCTGGTCGTCAATAAGCTGCGCGGCACCCTGAAAGTCGCTGCCGTCAAGGCGCCCGGCTTCGGTGACCGCCGCAAAGCCATGCTCGAAGACATCGCCGTGCTGACCAACGGTACCGTCATCAGCGAAGAGAAGGGCTACAAGCTCGAGAACGCAACGCTCAACTATTTGGGTACTGCAAAGCGCGTCGAAATCGACAAGGACAACACGACCATCGTCGAGGGCGCCGGCGAAGCCGATGCCATCAAGCAGCGCATCAACGAGATCAAGGTGCAGATCGAGAACACGACCAGCGACTATGATCGTGAGAAGCTGCAGGAGCGTCTGGCCAAACTGTCGGGCGGTGTCGCTGTGCTGAAAATCGGAGCAGCCACGGAAGTGGAAATGAAGGAAAAGAAAGCGCGCGTCGAAGACGCCCTGCACGCAACCCGCGCGGCCGTCGAAGAAGGAATCGTGCCTGGTGGTGGCGTTGCATTCATTCGCAGCGTGTCCAAGCTCGAAGGCCTCACCGGTGAGAACGAAGATCAGAACGTCGGTATCGACATCGTGCGCCGCGCACTTGAAGAGCCCATGCGTCAGATCGTCGCCAATGCCGGACTCGAAGGCTCGGTGATCGTGCAGAAGATCAAGGAAGGAAAAAATGACTACGGCTTCAATGCGAGCACTGAAGTGTACGAGAACCTGGTCGAGGCTGGTGTGATCGATCCGACCAAGGTGTCGCGCATCGCTCTCGAGAATGCCGCTTCCGTCGCCTCCCTGCTCATCACGACCGAATGCACGATCGTGGAGAAGGAAGAGGACACGCCTCCCATGCCGGCAATGCCGGGTGGCGGTGGCATGGACGGCATGTACTAAGCCGCACCATTCCAGTTGTATGAAAAAAGCCTCGTCCAATCGACGAGGCTTTTTTCATATTGTCCTTCTAACATAACAGGATTACCATCCACCGGAAGAGCCGCCCCCACCGAAGCTCCC
The sequence above is a segment of the bacterium genome. Coding sequences within it:
- a CDS encoding thiamine diphosphokinase, whose translation is MELTHASPSSTNMMPHTDDQYSLLVCNGELAAPDVVRQLASRADSIVCADGGANAMHELGILPDTVIGDFDSIRDDVQQSLSERGVELLHLTRQDDTDLEKALMLLRDRSVPRVIVLGATGKQLDHSFGNFSILKRYIDRMHIVLFDSAFRVDFVRSGASYRGRAGDRVSLVPFPRAEEVTYTGLRYPLDAATLELGEREGTCNEALGEAFDVSLRAGTLLLFRSLHAELYLHPFLD
- the groES gene encoding co-chaperone GroES, translating into MNLKPLSDRVIVRPLEAEEKTAGGLFIPDSAKEKPQQGEIVAAGPGKVSDDGKQIPMEVKVGDKVLYGKYSGTEISSEGEDFLIMRENDIFAIVG
- a CDS encoding TonB-dependent receptor, coding for MRTVWILALAVFVSLQGVSAQDLSGTVRDARTGSPLPAANVVLSPAGNAPTGKAPTGKAPMGRGMPTDRSGQFLFEDLDAGTYTVRVSYVGYSTFEQEISISGDRLLNIRLQAKPMPGPEIEISAMKARERFSPVTFSELKREDLESEYFVQDIPVMLSDLPSVTYYSEGGSGLGYNYLRIRGFDQRRLAVMVNGVPQNDPEDHNVYWIDFVDLLGNTEEIQVQRGAGSAFYGPPAIGGSINIVTGDFANRKGITVSSGAGSYNTQRFALAVGSGLVDDTYTFFGRLSSMSTDGYRDHSYMKASSYYFAATRYDENFTTRINAYGGPLEDGLVYYGLPKFAIENRDLRRANYNYWEAEDGEYTWTSPRRKQEHEKFSQPHFELLNEWKASDALTFNSALFYVIGQGYFDYDGTGWTDAAYYRLTTEYGFENAGDPLNPIIRAYVDNRQVGWLPRMTLQHDGGTMTAGLELRYHRSEHWGRIESAGGLPAELDPSRHYYEYRGGKNIAAAYVQEQLQLTDRINLMGNIQYVFNRYKLFDEKYVGTSFDVDYHFINPRLGINVNLDPSWNVYGNVSYTHREPRLKNLYDAAESSGGTTPQFAQLADGRYDFNNPQVKPEKLLNFELGTGFIGERHQILLNGYFMDFEDEIIKSGGLDRFGQPITGNADQTLHMGIEVVARYQLLRSLMIEANGMFSRSRLEKYTVFDTDGNGAALPIELDGNRIAGFPEQLANLKLTWRRYGFTTVLTLKYVGDQYTDNFEGKYYSDAYDGRGHVVDPYTVLNASLGYRTPPVLGFRAVDLRLAVNNLLDRLYAQSGEGNQFFVAAERNFFFDIQVHL
- the groL gene encoding chaperonin GroEL (60 kDa chaperone family; promotes refolding of misfolded polypeptides especially under stressful conditions; forms two stacked rings of heptamers to form a barrel-shaped 14mer; ends can be capped by GroES; misfolded proteins enter the barrel where they are refolded when GroES binds), with the protein product MAAKIIDYNVDARNALKRGVDQLANAVKVTLGPKGRNVVIDKKFGAPTVTKDGVTVAKEIELEDPVENMGAQMVREVASKTSDVAGDGTTTATVLAQAIVREGLKNVVAGANPMDIKRGIDLAVKQIVESLREMSQEIGDNKASIANVGAISANNDMTIGKLISDAMEKVGKDGVITVEDAKGMETLLDVVEGMQFDRGYLSPYFVTNTDSMKTELENPFILIHDKKISNMKDLLPILEKTAQQGRPILIIAEDIEGEALATLVVNKLRGTLKVAAVKAPGFGDRRKAMLEDIAVLTNGTVISEEKGYKLENATLNYLGTAKRVEIDKDNTTIVEGAGEADAIKQRINEIKVQIENTTSDYDREKLQERLAKLSGGVAVLKIGAATEVEMKEKKARVEDALHATRAAVEEGIVPGGGVAFIRSVSKLEGLTGENEDQNVGIDIVRRALEEPMRQIVANAGLEGSVIVQKIKEGKNDYGFNASTEVYENLVEAGVIDPTKVSRIALENAASVASLLITTECTIVEKEEDTPPMPAMPGGGGMDGMY